In a genomic window of Phragmites australis chromosome 14, lpPhrAust1.1, whole genome shotgun sequence:
- the LOC133891785 gene encoding pentatricopeptide repeat-containing protein At5g64320, mitochondrial-like, whose translation MARHGCVPDAVLYQTVIHALCAQGGVAEAAILLDEMFLMGCAADANTFDDVVRGLCGLGRVREAARLVDRMMMKGCTPSELTYGFLLQGLCRTRQVDEAWAMLRRVPELNVVLFNTVIGGCLDEGKLAETIELYEIMGSKGCPLDVHTYSILMHGLCELGRLGLAMRMLSEMEEKCCAPNVVTYMTLLHSFCRNGRWDDTRAMLDEMSAKALNMNSQGYNGIIYALCKDGRMDEAVRLIQEMKTQGCKPDICTYNTMICHLCNNDQMEEAEHLFENLLEEGVVANGITYNTLLHAFLHHGRWQEGLRLANKMVLHGCSLDVISYNGLIKALCKKGNVDRSMVLLEEMMEKGIKPNNFSYNILISELCKARRVRNALDLSKEMLNQGLTPDIVTYNTLINGLCKMGWTHAALNLLEKLHNENVHPGIITYNILISWHCKVRLLDDAAMLLNKAASGGIIPNERIWGMMVQNFVRQPANLEGYYNMIYFICCMF comes from the coding sequence atgGCGCGCCACGGGTGCGTGCCCGACGCGGTGCTCTACCAGACGGTCATCCACGCGTTGTGCGCCCAGGGCGGGGTTGCCGAGGCTGCCATTCTCCTGGACGAGATGTTCCTGATGGGGTGTGCAGCGGACGCGAACACCTTCGATGATGTCGTGCGCGGGCTGTGTGGGCTCGGGAGGGTGCGCGAGGCAGCCAGGCTGGTGGACAGGATGATGATGAAGGGATGCACGCCGAGCGAACTGACATACGGGTTCCTCCTGCAGGGGCTGTGCCGAACAAGGCAGGTGGATGAGGCGTGGGCGATGCTCCGGAGGGTGCCGGAGTTGAACGTCGTGTTGTTTAACACGGTGATTGGTGGGTGTCTGGATGAGGGGAAGCTGGCTGAGACGATAGAATTGTATGAGATAATGGGTTCAAAAGGCTGCCCACTGGATGTGCACACATACAGTATATTGATGCATGGTCTTTGCGAGCTTGGGAGGCTTGGTTTGGCCATGCGGATGCTTAGTGAGATGGAGGAGAAGTGTTGTGCTCCAAACGTAGTAACCTACATGACCTTGCTGCATTCCTTTTGCAGAAATGGCAGGTGGGATGACACAAGAGCAATGCTGGATGAGATGTCAGCGAAGGCCTTGAATATGAATTCCCAAGGATACAATGGTATTATATATGCGTTATGCAAGGATGGCAGGATGGATGAGGCGGTGAGGCTCATCCAAGAGATGAAGACCCAGGGGTGCAAACCTGATATTTGCACGTACAATACAATGATTTGTCATTTGTGCAACAATGACCAGATGGAGGAGGCTGAACATCTTTTTGAAAACTTACTTGAAGAGGGTGTTGTAGCCAATGGAATAACTTATAACACACTCCTTCATGCATTTCTGCACCATGGAAGGTGGCAGGAGGGCCTAAGGCTTGCAAATAAAATGGTACTTCATGGTTGCTCACTAGATGTTATTAGCTACAATGGGCTGATAAAGGCCCTGTGCAAAAAGGGGAATGTTGATCGTAGTATGGTATTGCTTGAGGAAATGATGGAAAAGGGAATTAAGCCAAATAATTTCTCGTACAACATCCTGATTAGTGAGCTCTGCAAGGCAAGGAGGGTACGCAATGCACTAGACCTCTCAAAGGAGATGTTGAATCAAGGCCTCACGCCTGACATTGTCACTTACAATACACTCATAAATGGATTATGCAAAATGGGATGGACACATGCTGCTTTAAATCTCCTAGAGAAGCTACACAATGAAAATGTGCATCCTGGTATTATCACATACAATATTCTCATTAGTTGGCACTGCAAAGTCAGATTGCTTGATGATGCGGCTATGCTTCTAAACAAAGCAGCAAGTGGGGGAATAATTCCTAATGAGCGAATATGGGGAATGATGGTGCAAAATTTTGTTAGGCAGCCGGCCAATCTCGAGGGGTATTACAACATGATTTATTTCATATGTTGTATGTTTTAA